From a region of the Paenibacillus segetis genome:
- a CDS encoding carbohydrate ABC transporter permease encodes MQKTKASNIIIFIILLVLAMAFLTPIFVVLMNSFKGKFYISDTPFLFPNSTTFTGLQNYTSGIAKTGFFNAFGMSLFITVGAVAVIVLFTSMTAWYITRVKSKFTNLMYYIFVFSMIVPFQMVMFTMTKTANVLHLDNPIGIIFIYLGFGSGLSVFLFSGFVKSIPIEIEEANMIDGCNPVQSYFKVVLPILKPIAITVAILNVMWVWNDYLLPDLIIGTEYKTIPIAIQYLKGGYGSIDMGAMMAMLVLAIIPIVIFYLACQKYIIEGVVAGAVKG; translated from the coding sequence ATGCAAAAGACAAAAGCAAGTAATATTATTATCTTCATCATTTTGCTGGTCTTAGCCATGGCGTTCTTAACTCCTATATTTGTTGTTCTGATGAACTCGTTTAAAGGGAAGTTCTATATTAGTGATACTCCGTTTTTATTTCCGAATAGCACTACCTTTACTGGTCTACAGAACTACACTAGCGGTATAGCCAAGACAGGATTCTTCAATGCATTTGGAATGTCCTTGTTTATCACGGTTGGTGCGGTAGCTGTAATCGTATTATTTACTTCGATGACAGCTTGGTATATCACACGGGTGAAGTCTAAATTTACTAATTTAATGTACTATATCTTTGTATTCTCAATGATCGTACCTTTCCAAATGGTGATGTTCACGATGACGAAGACAGCTAACGTGCTTCACCTAGATAATCCAATTGGAATTATATTTATCTACTTAGGATTTGGGTCTGGGTTATCTGTATTTTTATTCAGTGGATTTGTTAAATCCATACCGATTGAGATCGAAGAAGCTAATATGATTGATGGATGTAATCCAGTGCAATCGTACTTCAAAGTCGTCTTGCCAATTCTTAAGCCCATCGCTATCACGGTAGCCATTTTAAATGTTATGTGGGTATGGAATGACTACCTATTGCCTGACTTGATCATCGGTACCGAGTACAAGACCATTCCAATTGCTATTCAATATCTGAAGGGTGGATATGGATCTATAGATATGGGAGCTATGATGGCCATGTTGGTCTTAGCCATTATCCCGATCGTTATATTCTATCTGGCTTGTCAAAAGTATATTATCGAGGGTGTTGTTGCTGGAGCGGTGAAAGGGTAA
- a CDS encoding methyltransferase domain-containing protein, which translates to MDSLVEVYGLDHPEDTEIQFVVMFSKYQGRWGIGRQKGKTTWEVQGGHREPNEDLNEAAARELYEESGARSFRITPVTKYSMTVNGEKSYGLLYYCEILELGKLPEEFEIEEVRWVESFPENMTYGNLHRLLFKTIQQWNIEETTWNSFTIPEKKREDIKRFDQLAPHWKNTPESISVASRLIESLGINNDHKILDVASGTGILLSVLTNMEINPKRYVAIDLSTKMLEELTNEFPQAESYCMDFENKIKFDFCFDYIIIYDSIPHFENLDRIFKNAHHNLKPGGKFIIAHSRTRAGIQAHHQRIGFKSPREPIPSRERLIELSFKHNFSNMDEVDEEFFYYSGEKR; encoded by the coding sequence TTGGACAGTTTGGTTGAAGTTTACGGTTTAGATCATCCAGAAGATACAGAGATCCAATTTGTCGTGATGTTTTCCAAGTATCAGGGTCGGTGGGGGATAGGTAGGCAGAAAGGGAAGACAACTTGGGAAGTGCAAGGGGGACATCGCGAACCCAATGAAGATTTGAATGAAGCCGCAGCACGTGAACTATATGAAGAATCGGGTGCACGTTCTTTTAGGATAACTCCTGTTACAAAGTATTCCATGACAGTGAATGGGGAAAAGAGTTACGGTTTGTTATATTACTGTGAAATATTGGAATTAGGTAAGTTACCAGAAGAATTTGAAATAGAAGAAGTAAGATGGGTGGAATCTTTTCCAGAGAATATGACTTACGGCAATTTACATAGACTACTTTTTAAGACAATCCAGCAATGGAATATAGAAGAAACAACTTGGAATAGCTTTACAATACCTGAGAAGAAAAGAGAAGATATCAAGCGGTTTGATCAATTAGCACCTCATTGGAAAAATACGCCAGAGTCGATTTCTGTCGCTAGTAGATTAATTGAGTCACTGGGTATTAATAATGATCACAAAATATTAGATGTTGCTTCAGGTACGGGGATATTACTCTCTGTTCTTACCAATATGGAGATTAACCCCAAGAGATATGTAGCTATCGATCTATCAACTAAAATGCTAGAGGAATTAACCAATGAATTTCCGCAAGCAGAGTCCTATTGTATGGATTTCGAGAATAAAATAAAATTCGACTTCTGTTTTGACTATATTATTATTTATGATAGTATCCCGCATTTTGAAAATTTGGATCGGATTTTTAAGAATGCCCACCATAACCTCAAACCAGGAGGAAAGTTCATCATCGCTCATTCTAGGACTAGAGCAGGCATACAAGCTCACCATCAAAGAATCGGATTCAAGAGTCCGCGGGAACCGATCCCGAGCCGTGAAAGATTAATTGAATTATCCTTCAAACATAATTTTAGTAATATGGATGAGGTAGATGAAGAGTTCTTTTATTATTCCGGTGAGAAAAGGTAA
- the nrdG gene encoding anaerobic ribonucleoside-triphosphate reductase activating protein, with amino-acid sequence MNIADYKKFDVLNGRGLRNSLFTSGCRHHCKGCFNAATWNFDYGTPYMQQFEDQIISDLNIANIKISGLSILGGEPFENVDGLLGLVKRVRQECEGKDIWIWSGYTFEEIVADTSKSELLSYCDVLIDGKFILEQRNLKLQWRGSENQRVIDVKQSLNQGMAVLLD; translated from the coding sequence ATGAATATAGCTGATTATAAAAAATTCGATGTGCTGAATGGAAGAGGATTACGAAATTCCCTATTCACCTCTGGATGTCGTCATCATTGTAAAGGGTGTTTCAATGCAGCTACTTGGAATTTTGATTACGGTACCCCTTATATGCAACAATTTGAGGACCAGATCATATCTGATTTGAATATTGCGAACATCAAAATATCGGGCTTGTCTATTCTAGGTGGTGAACCATTTGAGAATGTTGATGGATTACTGGGCTTAGTTAAGAGAGTGCGGCAAGAATGTGAAGGCAAAGATATTTGGATCTGGTCAGGATACACATTCGAAGAAATTGTAGCCGATACTTCCAAGTCAGAGTTACTGTCCTATTGTGATGTTCTAATCGATGGTAAATTCATCCTAGAGCAGCGGAATTTGAAACTGCAATGGCGAGGATCAGAGAACCAAAGGGTAATTGATGTTAAGCAGAGCTTAAATCAAGGAATGGCTGTGTTACTGGATTAG
- a CDS encoding O-methyltransferase, whose product MDDLKNIQIPKFAEEILERAGRQGFTASCDRLTGSLLRVLVMSKPGASILELGTGTGYSTSWIVEGMDHNSRLVTVEFDAESALVAKDVLGHDERIEFIIDDGGKYIEDHLNEKFDIIFADTWPGKFYLVEETLNMINPNGIYIIDDLNPQSNWPEGHGDKVQELIAYLETKTEFHLAKLDWSTGIIMMTRK is encoded by the coding sequence ATGGATGATTTAAAGAACATACAGATTCCTAAGTTTGCAGAGGAAATTCTTGAACGCGCTGGTAGGCAAGGCTTTACCGCATCGTGTGATCGTTTGACAGGTAGTTTGCTTCGAGTATTGGTTATGAGTAAACCAGGTGCTAGTATTCTTGAGCTTGGCACAGGAACAGGCTACTCAACATCTTGGATAGTAGAAGGAATGGATCACAATAGTAGATTGGTTACCGTCGAATTTGATGCCGAAAGTGCACTTGTTGCTAAGGATGTATTAGGACATGATGAGAGAATAGAGTTTATAATCGATGATGGTGGTAAGTATATCGAAGATCATCTTAACGAAAAATTCGATATCATCTTTGCGGACACTTGGCCTGGGAAGTTCTATTTAGTTGAAGAGACCTTAAATATGATCAATCCGAACGGAATCTACATCATCGATGATCTAAATCCTCAAAGTAATTGGCCTGAAGGACATGGCGACAAAGTGCAGGAACTGATTGCATATTTAGAAACGAAGACAGAATTTCATCTGGCTAAGCTTGATTGGTCGACAGGGATCATTATGATGACTAGAAAATAA
- a CDS encoding GNAT family N-acetyltransferase encodes MDLGIKMEVEEEMEVETRVEMETERLIIRRFVAEDGEAIYQYLSLPEVVAFEPYDILSKETCIKEALLRQEEGEQGPFWAVCLKDSGQVIGQIYFNQDGPEQFRTWEVGYVFNPEFYGQGYATESTRRVIQHGFEEFKAHRITAAANVVNPASWKLLERLGMRREAHMLQNATFKRTKDGEPIWVDSYHYAILASEWA; translated from the coding sequence GTGGATTTAGGTATAAAAATGGAAGTAGAAGAAGAAATGGAAGTGGAAACACGAGTGGAAATGGAAACAGAAAGACTAATTATCCGTAGATTTGTAGCAGAGGATGGGGAGGCTATATACCAATATCTCTCGCTGCCTGAAGTTGTGGCTTTTGAGCCATATGATATTCTGTCTAAGGAAACCTGTATCAAAGAGGCATTATTGCGGCAAGAAGAAGGAGAGCAAGGTCCATTTTGGGCGGTGTGCCTTAAAGATAGTGGGCAAGTGATAGGTCAGATCTATTTCAATCAAGATGGACCCGAACAATTTAGAACATGGGAAGTAGGGTATGTATTTAATCCTGAGTTCTATGGTCAAGGTTATGCGACTGAATCAACCAGAAGAGTAATTCAACATGGATTCGAGGAATTTAAGGCTCATAGAATTACTGCTGCAGCCAATGTTGTCAATCCAGCATCATGGAAACTGTTGGAACGGTTAGGTATGCGAAGGGAAGCTCATATGCTACAGAATGCTACTTTCAAAAGGACCAAGGATGGCGAGCCAATCTGGGTGGATTCGTATCACTATGCCATACTTGCAAGTGAATGGGCATAA
- a CDS encoding LacI family DNA-binding transcriptional regulator encodes MERITIIDIAKMCGVGVTTVSRAINNHPDISEDTKAMVMKVIKENHYVPNNSARNLKRSASKTIAVLIKGITNPFFNHMIKVFEQEIQRKKYSFILQRVDENQDEIEVAIELEKEKRLKGIVFLGGYFSHSKEKLSQLTVPFVLSTIGMTSEFDLNDYSSVSVDDFKESYKMTDYLINQGHAKIALITASMDDASIGKLRYEGYKKALEDHGLAINEQLIWAMKEDIESYTMENGYTVTKELLESQEEFTAIFAISDNLAVGACKAIFEAGKRVPEDYSVAGFDGLDISFYYNPSLTTIRQPVVEIAEETIKILFDLIHKKITHAHKVFPADLVVRESTKSIL; translated from the coding sequence ATGGAACGAATTACAATTATCGATATTGCAAAAATGTGTGGAGTTGGCGTAACTACGGTATCAAGAGCCATCAATAATCATCCGGATATTAGTGAAGATACCAAAGCGATGGTTATGAAGGTTATTAAGGAAAATCATTACGTCCCTAACAACAGTGCGAGAAATTTGAAGCGCTCTGCGTCAAAAACGATTGCCGTATTGATTAAAGGTATTACGAATCCATTTTTCAATCATATGATTAAAGTATTTGAACAAGAAATTCAAAGAAAGAAATATTCCTTCATTTTGCAACGTGTTGATGAGAATCAAGATGAAATTGAGGTTGCAATTGAACTTGAAAAAGAGAAACGTTTAAAGGGCATTGTATTTCTAGGAGGGTATTTCTCACACTCCAAAGAGAAATTGAGTCAGTTAACCGTCCCGTTCGTATTGAGTACGATTGGAATGACATCTGAATTTGATCTTAATGATTATTCTTCTGTATCTGTTGACGACTTTAAAGAAAGTTATAAAATGACGGATTATTTAATTAATCAAGGCCATGCAAAAATCGCCCTAATTACTGCATCTATGGATGATGCGAGTATCGGGAAATTAAGATATGAGGGCTATAAGAAAGCGCTAGAAGACCATGGACTAGCTATTAATGAACAATTGATATGGGCCATGAAAGAAGATATTGAAAGCTATACGATGGAAAATGGCTATACGGTTACTAAAGAACTGTTAGAGTCACAAGAAGAATTTACAGCAATTTTTGCTATTTCTGATAATTTGGCGGTAGGTGCATGTAAAGCGATATTTGAAGCTGGAAAGAGAGTTCCAGAAGACTATTCAGTGGCGGGTTTTGATGGACTTGATATATCTTTTTATTATAATCCTTCGTTAACTACGATCAGGCAGCCTGTAGTAGAAATCGCAGAAGAAACAATAAAGATTCTGTTCGACTTGATCCATAAGAAAATAACCCATGCTCATAAAGTCTTTCCGGCCGATTTAGTGGTCAGAGAATCTACTAAATCCATATTATAA
- a CDS encoding carbohydrate ABC transporter permease yields MPTILAFLIAFVIPFVMGIYLSLTEFTTVTDAKWVGFSNYAKAFSNQEFLNALWFTVRFSVISVISINVFAFIFAMLLTRKLRGTNVFRTIFFMPNLIGGIVLGYIWQLIINGILNNYEVTLTSSATYGFWGLVVLMNWQLIGYMMIIYIAGIQNVPKDIVEAAKIDGASRSKILRNVTLPLVMPSITICLFLTVSNSFKLFDQNLALTAGAPSKQSAMLALDIFNTFYGKSGYEGVGQAKAVVFFVLVASIALIQLVLTRRKEVEN; encoded by the coding sequence TTGCCAACTATACTTGCCTTTTTAATTGCGTTCGTCATTCCATTTGTTATGGGTATTTACTTATCTCTAACGGAGTTTACTACAGTTACAGATGCGAAGTGGGTAGGTTTTAGTAACTATGCCAAAGCGTTTTCTAACCAAGAATTCTTAAATGCTCTCTGGTTCACAGTTAGATTTTCTGTTATTTCTGTTATCAGTATTAACGTATTTGCATTCATATTCGCCATGTTATTAACCAGAAAATTAAGAGGTACTAACGTATTTAGAACCATATTTTTTATGCCTAACTTAATCGGTGGTATCGTACTAGGTTACATCTGGCAGCTAATCATTAATGGTATTCTGAATAATTATGAAGTGACTTTGACTTCAAGTGCTACTTATGGCTTTTGGGGATTAGTAGTGCTCATGAATTGGCAATTAATTGGTTACATGATGATTATCTATATTGCAGGTATTCAAAATGTTCCTAAAGATATAGTGGAAGCTGCAAAAATTGATGGCGCTTCCCGTTCTAAAATTTTGCGTAATGTAACTTTACCACTCGTGATGCCTTCCATCACAATCTGCCTATTTTTAACCGTATCCAATTCATTTAAGCTATTTGACCAAAACTTAGCGTTAACGGCTGGTGCTCCATCTAAGCAATCTGCCATGTTGGCATTAGATATTTTCAACACATTCTACGGTAAATCGGGTTACGAAGGTGTAGGTCAGGCGAAGGCAGTTGTCTTCTTTGTTCTAGTAGCATCCATTGCATTAATTCAACTTGTTCTAACTAGAAGAAAGGAGGTTGAGAACTAA
- a CDS encoding GNAT family N-acetyltransferase, whose protein sequence is MKSTLQQAQQYPYCSFQYMDLDELTINLDEDIMIDEPGLFILCQFQESRQFIYWSTESKEKFLTGMSKVIDFIHNRLPIDKMNLYLEFIHPDFVKGMEEMGFKIVSEFVDYWNEDITQINNIRGHSCVIRTINSDEYREASSITKACRGLSRGFNGEELDSIREWNESDHSCILVAEMDNEIVGVCLINIYGFESEKGPVLWLRELAVEPKHQNKGIGSSLIVEGLSWGRSNGAKRSFLASDVENHNAIKIYESFGYRRKDKRGQINMGRSI, encoded by the coding sequence ATGAAATCAACACTGCAACAAGCGCAACAATATCCATACTGTTCTTTTCAATATATGGATTTAGATGAGCTCACGATCAATTTAGATGAAGATATTATGATTGATGAGCCGGGTCTATTTATTCTCTGTCAATTTCAAGAATCTCGCCAATTTATTTATTGGTCCACTGAATCCAAAGAGAAGTTCTTAACCGGTATGTCTAAAGTAATCGATTTCATACATAATCGTCTGCCAATAGATAAAATGAATCTTTACCTTGAATTTATTCACCCTGATTTTGTAAAAGGTATGGAGGAAATGGGCTTTAAAATTGTCAGTGAATTTGTTGACTATTGGAATGAAGATATCACGCAAATTAATAATATTCGAGGCCATTCTTGTGTGATCAGAACAATTAATTCAGATGAGTATCGTGAAGCAAGTTCTATTACAAAAGCTTGTAGAGGTCTCTCCAGAGGGTTTAATGGCGAGGAATTGGATTCTATTCGAGAATGGAATGAGTCGGATCATTCATGTATTCTTGTAGCTGAAATGGATAACGAAATCGTTGGAGTATGTTTAATCAATATTTATGGATTTGAGAGTGAAAAAGGGCCCGTGTTATGGCTAAGAGAATTAGCCGTTGAGCCAAAGCACCAGAACAAGGGGATAGGATCTTCGCTAATTGTTGAAGGTTTATCCTGGGGAAGAAGCAATGGAGCCAAACGAAGTTTTCTTGCAAGCGATGTTGAGAATCATAATGCAATCAAGATATATGAGTCCTTTGGATATCGGAGAAAAGATAAACGAGGACAGATTAATATGGGAAGATCTATCTAA
- the nrdD gene encoding anaerobic ribonucleoside-triphosphate reductase, translating to MIVTLVIKRDGSEVPFNQQKIIDAICAAMNSTDKKIDMDVAQKVTNKVTHKISKFEKIDIEHIQDEVQSALMNSKRKDAAEAYIGYREIRTLKRRERSSLDKKVQGLLDLTNEEVLKENSNKDGATIPTQRDLLAGIMAKDFAQTYMIPKRVVEAHNNGSLHFHDQDYSPYFPIYNCMLIDLKGMLENGFKLGNAQIETPKSITTATAITAQIIAQVASHIYGGNTINEIDIILAPYVAHSFTKHFRTGLQWLYSLDRTEIDSLDIYYENKELRNKYPQCFDYAKQLTEKETFDAFQSLEYEINTLVSANGQTPFSTFGFGRGLSWEERQIQIAILKNRIRGLGKDGKTPVFPKLIFGMEEGVNLKPEDPNYDIKQLALKCSTLRMYPDVISVPKVKEITGSFKFPMGCRSFLGVYEEDGHELHDGRFNMGVVTANLPRIAIRAKGSEKTFYRLLDELLETCKEGLMFRVNRLKGVKAKVAPILYMEGAAGSRLGPEDSIDHLLENGRASISLGYIGIHETILSLYGQHIFDDEKLRQKGLDIVKYLSAKATGWKNETGYGFSLYSTPAESLCYRFCKLDEEQFGVIPGITDKGYYTNSFHLDVNKKVSPFEKIELEKDYPQYANGGFITYCEFDSLVKNPEALEAVWDYAYERLPYFGTNTPTDKCLECDFEGEFEATNTGFKCPNCGNSNPKTSSVIRRCCGYLSEPSQRPFNAGKQKEVLARVKHM from the coding sequence GTGATTGTTACGTTAGTTATCAAACGAGATGGGTCGGAAGTTCCCTTTAATCAGCAAAAGATTATTGATGCGATTTGCGCAGCTATGAATTCCACCGACAAAAAGATAGATATGGATGTAGCCCAAAAAGTAACTAATAAAGTTACTCATAAAATCTCTAAGTTTGAAAAGATAGATATTGAACATATCCAAGATGAAGTGCAATCTGCACTTATGAACAGTAAACGTAAAGATGCGGCCGAAGCATATATCGGATACCGTGAGATCAGAACGTTAAAGAGACGTGAACGCAGCAGTCTCGATAAAAAAGTCCAAGGTCTCCTCGACCTGACAAATGAAGAAGTGCTGAAAGAAAATTCGAATAAAGACGGGGCGACCATTCCAACGCAAAGAGATTTGCTTGCGGGTATCATGGCTAAGGATTTTGCCCAGACCTACATGATTCCCAAGCGGGTTGTTGAAGCCCATAACAATGGCAGCTTACATTTTCATGATCAGGATTATAGTCCCTATTTTCCGATATACAATTGTATGTTGATTGATCTGAAGGGGATGCTGGAGAATGGCTTCAAGTTGGGGAATGCCCAAATTGAAACTCCAAAGTCGATTACAACAGCTACGGCTATTACGGCACAAATTATTGCTCAAGTGGCCAGTCATATTTATGGCGGGAATACTATCAATGAAATTGATATCATCCTTGCCCCATACGTAGCTCATTCCTTCACTAAACATTTCAGGACAGGCCTACAATGGCTCTATTCGCTGGATCGCACAGAGATCGATTCATTGGATATTTACTATGAAAATAAAGAGTTACGAAATAAATATCCGCAATGCTTTGATTATGCCAAACAACTTACGGAAAAAGAGACGTTTGATGCTTTCCAATCTCTTGAGTACGAAATTAACACGTTAGTAAGCGCTAATGGTCAAACTCCATTTAGTACGTTTGGATTTGGTAGAGGTTTGTCTTGGGAAGAAAGACAAATTCAAATTGCTATTCTCAAGAACCGAATTAGAGGACTCGGTAAGGACGGCAAAACGCCTGTATTCCCTAAGCTTATATTTGGGATGGAAGAGGGCGTGAACCTGAAGCCTGAGGACCCTAACTATGATATTAAACAATTAGCACTTAAATGCAGTACCTTGCGCATGTATCCCGATGTCATTTCCGTGCCTAAGGTCAAAGAGATTACAGGTTCTTTCAAATTCCCGATGGGCTGCAGATCCTTCTTAGGTGTGTATGAGGAAGATGGACATGAACTTCATGACGGCAGATTCAATATGGGTGTTGTGACCGCCAACCTTCCTCGTATTGCAATTAGAGCCAAAGGCTCCGAGAAGACCTTCTACCGTTTACTTGATGAATTACTGGAAACCTGCAAAGAGGGTTTAATGTTCCGGGTGAATCGTCTGAAGGGAGTCAAAGCTAAAGTTGCTCCAATTCTATATATGGAAGGTGCTGCGGGTAGCCGGCTTGGGCCAGAGGATAGCATCGATCACTTACTGGAGAATGGCAGAGCCAGTATCTCGCTTGGATACATCGGTATCCATGAAACGATACTTTCCTTGTATGGACAACATATTTTTGATGATGAGAAGCTTCGGCAAAAAGGGTTAGACATCGTGAAGTATTTAAGTGCTAAAGCTACGGGATGGAAGAATGAGACGGGTTATGGTTTTAGTCTCTACTCTACCCCTGCAGAATCCTTGTGCTACCGCTTCTGTAAGTTGGATGAGGAACAGTTTGGCGTTATCCCAGGCATTACGGATAAGGGATATTACACGAATTCTTTCCATCTCGATGTCAACAAAAAAGTATCTCCCTTTGAGAAAATTGAGTTAGAGAAGGATTATCCTCAATATGCCAATGGTGGATTTATTACCTACTGTGAATTTGATTCCTTGGTGAAGAACCCGGAAGCTCTTGAAGCCGTATGGGATTATGCTTATGAAAGATTGCCTTACTTTGGGACCAACACGCCGACCGATAAATGCTTGGAATGCGATTTTGAGGGTGAATTCGAAGCCACGAACACTGGGTTTAAGTGTCCTAACTGTGGCAACAGTAACCCTAAGACTTCCTCAGTAATTAGACGTTGCTGCGGATACTTATCAGAACCTAGCCAGCGGCCCTTTAATGCAGGGAAACAAAAAGAAGTTCTCGCTCGTGTAAAGCATATGTGA
- a CDS encoding ABC transporter substrate-binding protein, producing the protein MNKKLMGVLLVATLIAGLVAGCGKKDEKAIYFLNFKPEIAEVYEKIAKDYEAETGVKVKVVTAAAGTYETKLKSEISKSDAPTIFQINGPVGYEAWKDYTLDLKDTKLYSYLTDKSLAVTSGDGVYGIPYVVEGYGIIYNDAIMKKYFSLADKAVSISSTSEINNYATLKAVVEDMTAKKDQLGIKGVFSSTSLAAGEQWRWQSHLANLPLFYEFKDNTAYDNTILAGLASDEISFKYGDNFKNVFDLYTNNSVSNKSMLGSKTVADSMAEFALGQSAMVQNGNWAWSQINGVDGNVVKSEDIKFMPIYTGVPGEEKQGLAVGTENYFAINGKVSAEKQQESIAFLEWLFSSEKGKSYITNDLGFIAPFNTFTDAEKPADPLAKEVSNWMEKDVSSVVWTFAAFPSEDFKNYFGDALLEYAQGNKTWDEVVTIVKDSWKSEKAKAK; encoded by the coding sequence ATGAACAAGAAGCTAATGGGAGTTCTGCTAGTAGCAACTTTGATTGCTGGGTTGGTTGCTGGTTGTGGTAAAAAAGATGAAAAAGCTATTTACTTTTTGAACTTCAAACCTGAAATTGCTGAAGTTTATGAGAAGATTGCTAAAGATTATGAAGCAGAAACAGGTGTTAAAGTTAAGGTAGTAACTGCTGCTGCTGGTACGTATGAGACTAAACTGAAATCAGAAATTTCAAAATCTGATGCTCCTACGATCTTTCAGATTAACGGACCTGTTGGTTACGAAGCGTGGAAAGATTATACCTTGGATTTAAAGGACACGAAATTATATAGCTATCTGACAGATAAAAGCTTGGCTGTAACAAGTGGTGACGGAGTTTATGGTATCCCTTACGTAGTTGAAGGATACGGGATCATTTACAATGACGCTATTATGAAGAAATATTTTTCTTTAGCTGATAAAGCGGTTTCAATTTCTTCGACTTCAGAAATTAATAACTATGCCACGTTAAAAGCAGTTGTTGAAGATATGACTGCAAAGAAAGATCAATTAGGAATTAAAGGGGTATTCTCTTCTACTTCTCTTGCTGCCGGTGAGCAATGGAGATGGCAATCACACTTAGCCAACCTACCTTTGTTCTATGAATTCAAAGACAATACTGCATATGATAACACAATCCTAGCTGGATTAGCATCAGATGAGATTTCTTTCAAATACGGCGATAACTTCAAGAACGTTTTTGATTTGTACACGAATAACTCTGTCTCCAACAAATCCATGTTGGGTAGTAAGACTGTAGCTGATTCAATGGCTGAATTTGCACTGGGTCAGTCAGCAATGGTTCAAAATGGTAACTGGGCTTGGTCACAAATTAATGGTGTTGATGGTAACGTTGTAAAATCTGAGGATATCAAATTCATGCCTATCTATACAGGTGTCCCAGGTGAAGAGAAACAAGGCTTGGCTGTTGGTACTGAAAACTACTTTGCAATCAACGGTAAAGTATCTGCTGAGAAACAACAAGAATCCATCGCATTCTTGGAGTGGTTGTTCTCCAGTGAAAAAGGTAAAAGCTATATCACGAACGACTTAGGATTTATCGCACCATTTAATACATTCACAGATGCTGAGAAACCTGCTGATCCATTGGCCAAAGAAGTGTCTAATTGGATGGAAAAAGATGTTTCTTCCGTAGTATGGACTTTCGCAGCATTCCCAAGTGAAGATTTCAAAAATTATTTCGGTGATGCATTGCTTGAATACGCTCAAGGAAATAAAACTTGGGATGAAGTTGTAACCATCGTTAAGGACTCTTGGAAGTCTGAAAAAGCTAAAGCTAAATAA